One genomic window of Halobellus limi includes the following:
- a CDS encoding CDP-alcohol phosphatidyltransferase family protein — MTLDQYRDLADRLLGPFVAAADRAGLSPDGVSVVAFGFAVAAGGAFALAAPAWYVLGALFVFCNGWLDLVDGALAREQGVESDGGDLLDHVLDRYADIAMLVGLAAGIDAYALGLAAVTGVLMTSYLGTQIQAVGLGRAYGGLVGRADRLAIIGVVAFAAALSLAVASVPVRPLGLSLVGWLLVFFALVGHLTALQRFWGAWSDLSA, encoded by the coding sequence ATGACGCTGGATCAGTACCGCGACCTGGCCGATCGGCTGCTCGGGCCGTTCGTCGCCGCCGCCGACCGGGCGGGCTTGAGCCCCGACGGGGTCAGCGTCGTCGCCTTCGGCTTCGCGGTCGCCGCCGGCGGCGCGTTCGCACTCGCGGCGCCGGCGTGGTACGTCCTCGGCGCGCTGTTCGTGTTCTGCAACGGCTGGCTCGACCTCGTGGACGGCGCGCTGGCCAGGGAACAGGGCGTCGAGAGCGACGGCGGCGACCTCCTCGATCACGTCCTCGACCGCTACGCCGACATCGCGATGCTGGTCGGTCTCGCGGCCGGAATCGACGCCTACGCCCTCGGACTGGCGGCGGTCACCGGCGTCCTGATGACCTCCTACCTCGGGACGCAGATCCAGGCCGTCGGGCTCGGCCGCGCCTACGGCGGCCTCGTCGGGCGCGCGGACCGACTCGCGATCATCGGCGTCGTCGCCTTCGCCGCCGCGCTGTCGCTGGCGGTGGCGTCCGTCCCCGTCCGGCCGCTCGGCCTGTCGCTCGTGGGGTGGCTCCTCGTCTTCTTCGCCCTCGTGGGACACCTCACGGCGCTGCAGCGGTTCTGGGGCGCGTGGTCGGACCTGTCGGCGTAG
- a CDS encoding DNA polymerase Y family protein, whose amino-acid sequence MSGETLPGVEESTPSRIVLHVDMDCFYASCERLREPSLRGEPVVVGMGYESGETFGAVATASYEAREYGVESAQPISEALERLPRAETDTDTESDPDAGGGGGENAIDDGDAAGGNGAAGDGNADAGGTPVGDDAHSTETGHYRPVDLDFYKSVAASVKEILHECADVVREVSIDEAYLDVTEETAWQRTPDGDRTLAEGYARHVKQRIAREVGVPASVGVAPNMSAAKIASDHDKPDGLVVVEPGEVSEFLAPLSVDAVHGVGPVTADRLAEMGIETAGDLAEADPTALRSAFGSRGVELHDRARGIDDREVTPTGRPKSLSRESAFAEATDDWEEKREALAALAADVAARARSRDATYRTIGIKAVVPPYDVNTRERSLPGPVDDPDLVEDVALELLSEFDGDAVRKLGVRVSNLSFASGEQSRLDGWNGGDADDGAEGEELSDLADGENAEPEGQLSFDDLGGDGDTVLDGEE is encoded by the coding sequence ATGAGCGGGGAGACGCTCCCCGGCGTCGAGGAGTCGACGCCCTCGCGGATCGTCCTCCACGTCGATATGGACTGTTTTTACGCCTCCTGTGAGCGACTGCGCGAACCCTCTCTCCGCGGTGAGCCAGTCGTCGTCGGGATGGGATACGAGTCCGGCGAGACGTTCGGCGCGGTCGCCACCGCGAGCTACGAGGCGCGCGAATACGGCGTCGAGAGCGCTCAGCCGATCTCGGAGGCGCTGGAGCGACTCCCGCGCGCCGAGACAGATACCGATACGGAATCCGACCCGGACGCGGGCGGCGGCGGCGGTGAGAACGCGATCGACGACGGCGACGCGGCCGGCGGCAACGGCGCCGCCGGTGACGGTAATGCGGACGCCGGCGGCACGCCCGTCGGAGACGACGCGCACTCCACCGAGACGGGCCACTACCGACCGGTCGATCTGGACTTCTACAAGTCGGTCGCGGCGTCGGTGAAGGAGATCCTCCACGAGTGTGCCGACGTCGTCCGCGAGGTCAGCATCGACGAGGCGTACCTCGACGTCACCGAGGAGACCGCCTGGCAGCGCACGCCCGACGGCGACCGGACCCTGGCCGAGGGGTACGCGCGACACGTGAAACAGCGGATCGCGCGGGAGGTGGGGGTCCCGGCGAGCGTCGGCGTGGCGCCGAACATGTCCGCCGCGAAGATCGCCTCGGATCACGACAAGCCGGACGGACTCGTCGTCGTCGAACCCGGCGAGGTCAGCGAATTTCTGGCACCGCTGTCCGTCGACGCGGTCCACGGCGTGGGGCCGGTGACGGCCGACCGGCTCGCGGAGATGGGTATCGAGACCGCGGGCGACCTCGCCGAGGCCGACCCGACGGCGCTCCGTTCGGCGTTCGGGTCCCGCGGGGTGGAACTGCACGACCGGGCCCGCGGGATCGACGACCGAGAGGTGACGCCGACCGGCCGGCCCAAGAGCCTCTCGCGGGAGTCGGCGTTCGCCGAGGCGACCGACGACTGGGAGGAAAAGCGGGAGGCGCTCGCGGCGCTCGCGGCCGACGTCGCGGCCCGCGCTCGCAGTCGGGACGCGACCTACCGGACGATCGGGATCAAGGCCGTCGTGCCCCCGTACGACGTCAACACCCGGGAGCGGTCGCTCCCGGGGCCGGTCGACGATCCGGACCTCGTCGAGGACGTCGCGCTCGAACTGCTCTCGGAGTTCGACGGCGACGCCGTCCGCAAACTGGGGGTCCGCGTCTCGAACCTCTCGTTCGCGTCGGGCGAGCAGTCCCGACTCGACGGGTGGAACGGTGGCGACGCGGACGACGGCGCGGAAGGCGAGGAGCTGTCCGACCTCGCCGACGGGGAGAACGCGGAACCGGAGGGACAACTCTCGTTCGACGATCTCGGCGGCGACGGGGACACCGTCCTCGACGGCGAGGAGTGA
- a CDS encoding DICT sensory domain-containing protein, with amino-acid sequence MTLRRFLDRVEDPNRSLVVLNRRAPDPIQRMLGNLFENQPISIEEVDVPDGDEDVVLVVEDGSIVAQSPLEELQDSILLINSDLFVTGARELEEVELPSVIRRLDDVPFFLRGYPQSHSEKLLLILLSRYIERRAWERRAGTLRASFQDLSRIEDEMGTNRVYRTLDDSPVDVHVYGTPGWEPPRDSTITIHAGYEEDFLDSWFVVYTPPEGDEHVALLALEESPNQWAGFWTYRRPLVADINEYIMRRL; translated from the coding sequence ATGACGCTCCGGCGATTTCTCGATCGGGTCGAGGATCCGAACAGATCGCTCGTCGTGCTCAACAGGCGGGCGCCGGATCCGATCCAGCGGATGCTGGGGAACCTCTTCGAGAACCAGCCGATTTCGATCGAGGAGGTCGACGTCCCCGACGGCGACGAGGACGTGGTTCTCGTCGTCGAAGACGGCTCGATCGTCGCCCAGTCACCGCTGGAGGAACTGCAGGACTCGATCCTGCTTATCAACTCCGACCTGTTCGTCACCGGGGCGCGTGAACTGGAGGAGGTCGAACTGCCGTCCGTGATCCGACGGCTCGACGACGTGCCGTTCTTCCTGCGGGGCTACCCCCAGTCGCACTCGGAGAAACTGCTCTTGATCCTGCTGTCGCGATACATCGAACGACGGGCCTGGGAGCGACGGGCCGGGACGCTCAGGGCGTCGTTTCAGGACCTCTCGCGGATCGAAGACGAGATGGGGACCAACAGGGTGTACCGCACGCTGGACGATTCGCCGGTCGACGTCCACGTGTACGGCACGCCCGGTTGGGAGCCCCCGCGGGACTCGACGATCACGATCCACGCCGGGTACGAGGAGGACTTCCTCGACTCGTGGTTCGTGGTGTACACGCCCCCGGAGGGCGACGAACACGTCGCGCTGCTCGCGCTCGAAGAGAGCCCGAACCAGTGGGCGGGCTTCTGGACCTACCGGCGACCGCTGGTGGCGGACATCAACGAGTACATTATGCGGCGGCTGTGA
- a CDS encoding zinc ribbon domain-containing protein: MVPQPDTDRGCPKCGHTETDVGTISTTGGGLSKMFDIQTNSFKVVSCTNCGYSELYRDTTSGTSDIVDVFLG, from the coding sequence ATGGTCCCCCAACCTGACACCGACCGCGGCTGCCCGAAGTGCGGCCACACCGAGACCGACGTCGGGACGATCTCGACGACCGGCGGCGGGCTCTCGAAGATGTTCGACATCCAGACGAACAGCTTCAAGGTCGTCTCGTGTACGAACTGCGGCTACTCGGAACTCTACCGCGATACGACCTCCGGCACCAGCGACATCGTCGACGTCTTCTTGGGCTGA
- a CDS encoding multiprotein bridging factor aMBF1, which yields MPQCEMCGSERPSLTTVKVEGAELELCDDCKEFGTEVRTESSSSQSTKYSTSSSSQSSGSSGSSSTSSSAGSGSSGGSTRRRDMFDDMDEIAADYDQRIREAREGLGLSQEELAQSLNEKASLIRKLERGDILPPDDVQKKLERKLEISLVEGGDTDDSDWSGGSSTTTTLGDVVKRKD from the coding sequence ATGCCCCAGTGCGAGATGTGCGGCAGTGAGCGGCCGTCCCTGACGACGGTCAAGGTCGAGGGGGCCGAACTCGAACTGTGCGACGACTGCAAGGAGTTCGGCACCGAGGTCCGCACTGAGTCGAGTTCCTCCCAGTCGACGAAGTACTCGACGTCGAGCTCCTCGCAGTCCTCGGGTTCGAGCGGCTCTTCGAGCACGTCCTCGTCGGCCGGGAGCGGTTCCTCCGGCGGTTCGACCCGCCGCCGCGATATGTTCGACGATATGGACGAGATCGCTGCCGACTACGACCAGCGGATCCGCGAGGCGCGCGAAGGCCTCGGCCTGAGCCAGGAGGAACTCGCGCAGTCGCTCAACGAGAAGGCGAGTCTGATCCGCAAACTCGAACGCGGCGACATCCTCCCCCCCGACGACGTCCAGAAGAAACTCGAACGGAAGCTCGAGATCTCGCTCGTCGAGGGCGGCGACACCGACGACAGCGACTGGTCGGGCGGGTCGTCGACGACGACGACGCTCGGCGACGTGGTCAAGCGGAAGGACTGA
- the tpiA gene encoding triose-phosphate isomerase — translation MFILVNLKAYPCDPIEVATAARDVAEESDVRIAVSPQAADVARVSETGVETWAQHVDPNGHGSHTGSTLAESVAEAGADGTLINHSEKRLKLADIDGSVRAAERAGLETCVCANNPAQIGAVAALGPDSVAVEPPELIGGDVSVATADPGIVEDAVAAAANVDESVDVYCGAGISSGEDVATAGELGATGILLASGVAKADDPRAALEDLVAPL, via the coding sequence GTGTTCATCCTAGTCAATCTGAAGGCCTATCCGTGTGACCCGATCGAGGTGGCGACCGCCGCGCGCGACGTCGCCGAGGAGTCCGACGTCCGCATCGCCGTCTCCCCGCAGGCGGCCGACGTCGCCCGCGTCTCCGAGACCGGCGTCGAGACGTGGGCCCAGCACGTCGATCCGAACGGTCACGGGAGCCACACCGGCAGCACCCTCGCGGAGTCGGTCGCCGAGGCCGGCGCGGACGGAACGCTCATCAACCACTCCGAGAAGCGACTGAAACTCGCTGACATCGACGGCTCGGTCCGGGCCGCCGAACGCGCCGGACTCGAGACCTGCGTCTGCGCGAACAACCCCGCACAGATCGGCGCGGTCGCGGCGCTCGGCCCCGACAGCGTCGCGGTCGAACCGCCGGAACTGATCGGCGGGGACGTCTCCGTCGCGACGGCCGACCCCGGCATCGTCGAGGACGCCGTCGCCGCCGCCGCGAACGTCGACGAATCCGTGGACGTCTACTGCGGCGCGGGCATCTCCTCGGGCGAGGACGTCGCGACCGCGGGCGAGTTGGGCGCGACGGGCATCCTCCTCGCCTCCGGCGTCGCGAAGGCCGACGATCCCCGCGCGGCGCTCGAAGACCTCGTCGCGCCGCTCTGA
- a CDS encoding S1C family serine protease: MDDPTPTRRRFLELGGTAALGAIAGCNTDAPSAGTGSPRESRSPTTAPSDHAVDAPEPSEATAVDSPYARVYRQAVGSVVQVRTDGGRGTGFVAEPSHVVTNAHVVEDASAVDVRFSESRWSEGDVVGTDPRTDLAVIGLPESAPKPEPLSFAAADPTVGQEVVAIGNPFDLDGTLTTGVVSGVDRSAPAPTGAQIPDAIQTDAAINPGNSGGPLMSLDGRVVAVINSETGENIGFGISAALARRVVPRLVENGSYDHSFLGVTLAGVTPGLARALGLSGPQGVLVTSVLDDGPSAGRLRGGTETRLVDGARVSVGGDVLLSIDGETLRTTEDLSSHLALETRPGDTVTLTVRRDGYVTSVDVELGTRPE; the protein is encoded by the coding sequence ATGGACGATCCGACCCCGACGCGACGGCGGTTCCTCGAACTCGGCGGGACGGCCGCTCTCGGTGCGATCGCGGGCTGCAACACGGATGCACCGAGCGCCGGGACGGGGTCGCCGCGGGAGTCGAGGTCCCCGACGACCGCACCCAGTGACCACGCCGTCGACGCGCCAGAACCGTCGGAGGCGACGGCAGTAGACAGCCCGTACGCGCGAGTGTATCGGCAGGCCGTCGGTTCGGTGGTGCAGGTCCGGACGGACGGGGGCCGCGGGACGGGGTTCGTCGCCGAACCGTCGCACGTCGTCACGAACGCCCACGTCGTCGAGGACGCGTCGGCCGTCGACGTCCGGTTCAGTGAGAGCCGGTGGAGCGAGGGGGACGTCGTCGGCACCGACCCGCGCACCGACCTCGCGGTGATCGGACTGCCGGAGTCGGCTCCGAAGCCGGAGCCGTTGTCGTTCGCCGCCGCCGATCCGACCGTCGGGCAGGAGGTCGTCGCCATCGGCAACCCGTTCGATCTCGACGGCACGCTCACCACCGGAGTCGTGAGCGGCGTCGACAGGTCCGCGCCCGCGCCCACCGGGGCGCAGATTCCGGACGCGATCCAGACCGACGCGGCGATCAACCCCGGAAACAGCGGCGGCCCGCTGATGTCGCTGGACGGCCGCGTCGTGGCCGTCATCAACTCCGAGACGGGCGAGAACATCGGGTTCGGTATCTCGGCCGCACTCGCCCGGCGCGTGGTGCCGCGGCTCGTCGAGAACGGCTCGTACGATCACTCGTTCCTAGGCGTCACGCTCGCGGGAGTCACTCCCGGCCTGGCTCGCGCGCTCGGACTGTCCGGGCCGCAGGGAGTACTCGTCACCTCGGTCCTCGACGACGGCCCGTCGGCCGGGCGCCTCCGCGGCGGCACCGAGACGCGTCTCGTCGACGGAGCCCGTGTCAGCGTCGGCGGCGACGTGCTCCTGTCGATCGACGGAGAGACGCTTCGGACGACGGAGGACCTCAGCAGCCACCTGGCCCTCGAGACGCGACCGGGAGACACGGTGACGTTGACCGTCCGCAGAGACGGGTACGTGACCTCCGTCGACGTCGAACTCGGAACCCGACCGGAGTAG
- the lrpA1 gene encoding HTH-type transcriptional regulator LrpA1 translates to MEATSTEGRILDVLEEDAQASYAEIAERADVSKPTVRKYIRQMEEEGIIVGYSADVDPKKLSETSIALVGLDVASERYVEATRELKELDAVESLYTSSGDHMLMAEVRAPDGDALGEVIAETLLSIDGITAAHPSFLQERLK, encoded by the coding sequence CGGAAGGGCGCATCCTCGACGTTCTCGAGGAGGACGCCCAGGCGTCGTACGCCGAGATCGCGGAGCGGGCGGACGTCTCGAAGCCGACCGTCCGGAAGTACATCCGGCAGATGGAAGAAGAGGGGATCATCGTCGGCTACTCCGCGGACGTGGACCCGAAGAAGCTCTCTGAGACCTCGATCGCGCTCGTGGGACTCGACGTGGCCTCGGAGCGCTACGTCGAGGCGACGCGCGAACTCAAGGAACTGGACGCCGTCGAGTCGCTGTACACCTCCTCGGGCGATCACATGCTGATGGCGGAGGTCCGCGCGCCCGACGGCGACGCTCTCGGCGAGGTCATCGCCGAGACGCTGCTGTCGATCGATGGGATCACCGCCGCCCACCCGTCGTTCCTGCAGGAACGACTGAAGTGA
- a CDS encoding ATP-binding protein, with protein sequence MTEDTETIGVATVSEGPGGDGTREPGTEVELPVVDILTGRGFVTGKSGSGKSNTASVIIENLLSNNFPVLVVDTDGEYYGLKEQFELLHAGADDECDIVVSPEHAEKLANLALEQNVPIILDVSGYLEEAEAQELLTEVAKKLFAKEKKLKKPFLMLVEECHEYIPEGGGMTEAGKMLIKIGKRGRKHGLGIVGISQRPANVKKDFITQCDWLVWHRLTWNNDTKVVGRILGSEYADAIEDMGNGEAFVMTDWDESIRRVQFHRKQTFDAGATPGLDDFQRPELKSIDGDLVSELQEISDEKARRESEIADLKQELEKKEAKIRQLESELEEARDLSQMAEQFTQAMFQTAESPYRGGEGRNLSRPEEQQAALDQYDPDVTVAETDDRDADGAPSGPDDAVDDEEVAVSEAAAGAYPGLDMDVGSDGEIHLGGVPENDAETDDSDPDVPPERTHEETAALTGRADVIERLRDVVRSLPPASRRMLAFYREIDACDPVDAHVAAGEVGDKQLAYSRNGLLRRAGFVEHVGRGRYAYALPKLVREEFADRLDDEELREVVAAVEAAFRPGEGAGKETEATAGDGTDRRERETGEDGKRETGGSDVRETDAEAADD encoded by the coding sequence ATGACCGAGGACACCGAGACCATCGGCGTCGCGACCGTCAGTGAGGGGCCGGGGGGCGACGGGACCCGAGAGCCGGGAACGGAGGTCGAACTCCCCGTCGTCGACATTCTCACCGGTCGCGGGTTCGTCACCGGCAAGTCGGGTTCCGGGAAGTCGAATACCGCGTCGGTGATCATCGAAAACCTCCTCTCGAACAACTTTCCCGTGCTCGTAGTCGACACGGATGGGGAGTACTATGGACTCAAAGAGCAGTTCGAGCTCCTCCACGCCGGAGCGGACGACGAGTGCGACATCGTCGTCAGTCCCGAACACGCCGAGAAGCTTGCGAACCTCGCACTCGAACAGAACGTCCCGATCATCCTCGACGTCTCCGGCTACCTCGAAGAGGCCGAGGCACAGGAACTGCTCACGGAGGTCGCGAAGAAACTGTTCGCGAAGGAGAAGAAGCTCAAGAAGCCCTTCCTGATGCTCGTCGAGGAGTGTCACGAGTACATCCCCGAGGGCGGCGGGATGACCGAGGCGGGCAAGATGCTGATCAAGATCGGCAAGCGCGGCCGGAAGCACGGCCTGGGGATCGTCGGCATCAGCCAGCGACCCGCGAACGTCAAGAAGGACTTCATCACGCAGTGCGACTGGCTCGTCTGGCACCGGTTGACCTGGAACAACGACACGAAGGTCGTCGGTCGGATCCTCGGGTCCGAGTACGCCGACGCGATCGAGGATATGGGCAACGGCGAGGCGTTCGTGATGACCGACTGGGACGAGTCGATCCGCCGCGTCCAGTTCCACCGCAAACAGACCTTCGACGCGGGCGCGACCCCCGGCCTGGACGACTTCCAGCGACCCGAACTGAAATCGATCGACGGCGATCTCGTCTCCGAGCTTCAGGAGATCTCCGACGAGAAGGCGCGCCGGGAGAGCGAGATCGCGGATCTGAAGCAGGAACTGGAGAAGAAGGAGGCGAAGATCCGACAGCTCGAATCCGAACTCGAAGAGGCACGCGACCTCTCGCAGATGGCAGAGCAGTTCACCCAGGCGATGTTCCAGACCGCGGAGTCGCCCTACCGGGGCGGGGAGGGGCGAAACCTCAGTCGACCCGAGGAGCAGCAGGCCGCACTCGACCAGTACGACCCGGACGTCACCGTCGCCGAGACCGACGATCGGGACGCCGACGGGGCCCCATCGGGACCGGACGACGCCGTCGACGACGAGGAAGTCGCCGTCAGCGAGGCCGCCGCCGGCGCGTATCCCGGACTCGATATGGACGTCGGGAGCGACGGCGAGATCCATCTCGGCGGAGTTCCCGAGAACGACGCGGAGACCGACGATTCCGACCCCGACGTTCCGCCCGAACGCACGCACGAAGAGACGGCGGCGCTGACCGGCCGAGCGGACGTGATCGAGCGACTGCGCGACGTCGTTCGGTCGCTGCCGCCGGCGTCGAGGCGGATGCTCGCCTTCTACCGCGAGATCGACGCCTGCGACCCGGTCGACGCGCACGTCGCGGCCGGCGAGGTCGGCGACAAGCAGCTCGCCTACAGCCGGAACGGACTCCTCCGCCGCGCGGGGTTCGTCGAGCACGTCGGCCGCGGGCGGTACGCCTACGCGCTGCCGAAACTCGTCCGCGAGGAGTTCGCCGACCGCCTCGACGACGAGGAGTTGCGCGAGGTCGTCGCCGCAGTCGAGGCCGCGTTCAGACCCGGCGAGGGCGCCGGGAAGGAGACGGAGGCAACGGCTGGAGACGGGACGGACCGCCGAGAGCGGGAAACCGGCGAGGACGGGAAACGGGAAACGGGCGGGAGTGACGTACGGGAGACGGACGCAGAGGCCGCAGACGACTGA